In Balneolales bacterium ANBcel1, one genomic interval encodes:
- the mutL gene encoding DNA mismatch repair endonuclease MutL: MSQAGDTDSLIKVLPPEVSNKIAAGEVVQRPASVVKELLDNAIDSGADQIAIVLQNAGRTLIQVRDNGCGMAHEDLRLCFKRHATSKLMRVEDLMDIRTLGFRGEAMASIASVSQVTVATKRVEDPNGFEYEVRGGEEIRLDPAAAEDGTTVTVRNLFYNVPARRAFLKTDATEFRHILLVVHQAAIAHPEIMFDLEADGEIIYRLHTRDRESRIAELFGKAYRASLIPVEESTSLVRIHGLISDPQLAKKSRGEQFLFINNRPFMHRHLNYIIQEIYKDWIQENQYPFYALFFEVDPEMVDVNVHPTKQEIKFEDERMISTFTRSVIKKALNDHMRVPVWNPDETPVISPAARLEQGFRETGGSGPENRSIDREDEAGGGTGPGSVFRDFGYRRKPMPGNAADALYGRHGDRERTHDRPEQGMPFRGAEKGEPPDTQPGHGFKTGFWQLHNQFILSQTRNGMFIMDQHAAHKRIVYEKVLSEAESGLPSTQQLLFPLTVNFSASDFSLLKELHPVITRMGFNVQMLSGNSAMILGVPSDIRLDNEQHVLESVLEQYKQMSGNLSLGEKERVALALANRAAIPRVKRLSAEEMESLVDQLFACDDPFQDPLGRPTIKSLSIHEIRAMFR, translated from the coding sequence TTGTCACAAGCAGGCGACACCGACTCCCTGATTAAAGTATTACCACCGGAAGTATCCAACAAAATTGCGGCAGGAGAGGTAGTTCAGCGGCCGGCGTCGGTCGTTAAGGAGCTTTTGGACAACGCCATCGACTCCGGGGCCGATCAGATTGCCATTGTACTGCAAAATGCCGGAAGAACGCTTATCCAGGTCAGGGATAACGGCTGCGGCATGGCTCATGAAGACCTGCGACTCTGTTTCAAGCGACATGCCACTTCCAAGCTGATGCGGGTTGAGGACCTCATGGACATCCGGACGCTGGGGTTCCGTGGTGAGGCCATGGCCTCCATCGCCTCGGTTTCCCAGGTTACAGTGGCCACTAAAAGGGTGGAAGATCCCAACGGCTTCGAATACGAAGTGCGTGGAGGAGAGGAGATTCGCCTCGATCCGGCCGCCGCTGAAGACGGAACCACCGTCACCGTGAGAAACCTGTTCTATAATGTACCGGCCCGCCGTGCCTTTTTGAAGACCGACGCCACCGAATTCCGACACATTCTGCTGGTTGTTCACCAGGCGGCCATCGCCCATCCGGAAATCATGTTTGACCTGGAAGCAGACGGAGAGATTATTTATCGCCTGCATACCCGTGACCGCGAAAGCCGCATAGCCGAACTGTTCGGAAAAGCCTATAGGGCCAGCCTGATTCCCGTGGAGGAATCCACCAGCCTGGTGCGTATCCACGGACTGATATCTGACCCGCAACTGGCAAAAAAATCGCGTGGGGAACAGTTTCTGTTTATCAACAACCGGCCATTCATGCACCGGCACCTCAACTATATCATTCAGGAGATATACAAGGACTGGATCCAGGAGAACCAGTATCCTTTTTATGCCCTGTTTTTTGAGGTCGATCCCGAGATGGTGGATGTGAATGTGCACCCCACCAAACAGGAGATCAAGTTTGAAGATGAACGGATGATCTCTACATTCACCCGTTCGGTGATTAAAAAGGCTCTGAATGATCATATGAGAGTGCCTGTCTGGAATCCTGATGAAACTCCGGTGATTTCACCCGCGGCACGGCTGGAGCAGGGCTTCCGGGAAACAGGGGGGAGCGGGCCGGAAAACAGATCCATAGACAGGGAGGACGAGGCAGGAGGCGGCACCGGTCCCGGATCCGTGTTTCGGGATTTCGGATATCGACGGAAGCCTATGCCCGGCAACGCGGCGGATGCACTCTACGGCCGGCATGGGGACCGCGAACGCACACATGATCGTCCGGAGCAAGGTATGCCGTTCCGGGGTGCCGAAAAGGGTGAGCCGCCGGATACGCAACCGGGTCATGGATTTAAAACCGGGTTCTGGCAGCTTCACAACCAGTTCATACTGTCGCAGACAAGGAACGGCATGTTCATCATGGATCAGCATGCCGCCCACAAGCGCATCGTCTACGAAAAGGTATTGAGCGAGGCGGAAAGCGGTCTGCCAAGCACACAGCAACTGCTCTTCCCCCTTACAGTGAATTTCTCGGCTTCCGATTTCAGCCTGTTGAAGGAGCTGCATCCCGTTATCACCCGCATGGGTTTCAACGTGCAGATGCTCAGCGGCAACTCGGCCATGATACTGGGCGTGCCTTCAGATATCCGGCTTGACAACGAGCAGCATGTTCTTGAGTCTGTGCTGGAACAGTACAAGCAGATGAGCGGCAACCTGTCGCTGGGAGAGAAAGAACGGGTGGCCCTGGCCCTGGCCAACAGAGCGGC
- the icd gene encoding NADP-dependent isocitrate dehydrogenase, with protein sequence MKYKKVEVPSEGKTIQVQEDGTLEVPSHPVIPYIEGDGIGVDISPVMIKVVDAAVEKAYGGSKKISWMEIFAGEKSVNEYGDNTWLPEETLEAIKEFRVAIKGPLTTPVGEGIRSLNVALRQLLDLYACVRPVRYYKGTPSPVKKPELTDMVIFRENTEDIYAGIEYQNGTPEADKVKRFIIDEMKETNIRFPDSASIGIKPISREGTRRLVRSAIEYAIEHGRKNVTLVHKGNIMKFTEGSFKNWGYELAKEEFNAKEIDGGPWCELPNGIVIKDVIADAFLQQILTRPAEYDVIATMNLNGDYISDALAACVGGIGIAPGANINYQTGFALFEATHGTAPKYAGQDKVNPGSLILSAVMMLDHLGWSEAARLIEKGLETSISNKEVTYDFERLMEGATLLKCSEFGDRIIAYMD encoded by the coding sequence ATGAAATACAAAAAAGTGGAAGTGCCGTCCGAGGGAAAAACCATTCAGGTTCAGGAGGATGGTACACTGGAGGTACCCAGCCATCCGGTTATCCCCTATATCGAAGGGGACGGAATCGGCGTCGATATCAGCCCGGTTATGATCAAGGTGGTTGACGCAGCCGTAGAGAAAGCCTATGGCGGTTCCAAAAAGATTTCCTGGATGGAGATTTTCGCCGGAGAAAAATCGGTCAACGAATATGGTGATAATACCTGGCTGCCGGAAGAAACCCTGGAAGCCATCAAGGAATTTCGTGTTGCCATCAAGGGGCCCCTTACCACTCCCGTAGGTGAAGGCATCCGCAGCCTCAATGTCGCCCTGCGGCAGCTGCTTGACCTCTACGCCTGTGTGCGCCCGGTTCGGTACTACAAGGGCACGCCAAGCCCGGTAAAGAAACCGGAACTCACCGACATGGTTATTTTCAGGGAAAACACCGAGGATATTTACGCCGGTATCGAGTATCAGAACGGGACCCCGGAAGCCGACAAGGTCAAACGTTTTATTATTGATGAGATGAAGGAGACCAATATTCGTTTTCCGGACTCCGCATCGATCGGCATCAAACCCATCTCCAGGGAAGGCACCCGAAGGCTGGTTCGCTCCGCGATTGAATACGCCATCGAGCACGGCAGGAAGAACGTGACGCTTGTCCATAAAGGCAACATCATGAAGTTTACCGAGGGGAGCTTCAAGAATTGGGGATATGAGCTTGCCAAAGAGGAGTTTAACGCCAAAGAGATCGACGGCGGACCCTGGTGCGAACTGCCCAACGGTATTGTCATCAAGGATGTCATTGCCGACGCTTTTCTGCAGCAAATCCTCACACGGCCGGCCGAGTATGACGTCATCGCCACCATGAACCTGAATGGCGACTATATCTCTGATGCACTTGCGGCCTGTGTGGGTGGAATCGGTATCGCCCCTGGCGCCAATATCAACTACCAGACCGGTTTCGCGCTGTTTGAAGCGACACACGGCACCGCTCCCAAATATGCCGGCCAGGACAAGGTCAACCCCGGTTCCCTCATCTTGTCGGCCGTAATGATGCTTGACCATCTGGGATGGAGCGAAGCGGCCCGCCTGATCGAAAAAGGACTGGAAACATCCATCAGCAACAAGGAAGTCACCTACGACTTTGAACGCCTCATGGAAGGTGCCACGCTGCTGAAATGCTCCGAGTTCGGTGACAGGATCATCGCCTACATGGACTGA